One window of the Rosa rugosa chromosome 3, drRosRugo1.1, whole genome shotgun sequence genome contains the following:
- the LOC133738270 gene encoding probable phospholipid hydroperoxide glutathione peroxidase, with amino-acid sequence MASISLSPTVATGYVQTKTKRSPSSSSAPCPSMAFSIKSSLGSSKSSLFQHGFSLLQSSYSNGRFFKSRHYSHSGVYARAATEKTLYDFTVKDIDGKDVPLSKFKGKVLLVVNVASKCGLTSSNYSELSHVYEKYKTQGFEILAFPCNQFGGQEPGSNTEIKQFACTRYKAEYPIFDKVDVNGPSTAPVYQFLKSSVGGFLGDIVKWNFEKFLVDKNGKVVERYPPTTSPFQIEKDIQKLVAA; translated from the exons ATGgcttccatctctctctctccaacagTTGCAACAGGATACGTTCaaacgaaaacaaaaagaagcccAAGTAGTAGTTCAGCTCCATGCCCATCCATGGCTTTCTCGATCAAATCCTCACTCGGCTCCTCTAAATCATCACTTTTCCAACATGGCTTCTCTCTTCTACAATCATCTTATTCAAATGGGCGCTTCTTCAAATCCCGTCACTACTCTCACTCGGGTGTTTATGCAAGAGCAGCTACTGAGAAGACTCTCTATGATTTTACAGTCAAG gatATCGATGGAAAGGATGTCCCTCTTAGCAAGTTTAAGGGGAAGGTTCTTTTGGTTGTCAACGTTGCTTCAAAATG TGGCTTGACCTCTTCAAATTACTCAGAACTGTCACATGTGTATGAGAAGTACAAAACTCAAG GATTTGAGATTCTAGCTTTCCCTTGCAATCAGTTTGGGGGCCAAGAACCGGGATCAAATACAGAAATCAAGCAATTTGCTTGTACACGGTATAAAGCCGAATACCCCATTTTTGATAAG GTTGATGTCAATGGTCCCAGCACAGCTCCGGTTTATCAGTTTCTGAAATCAAGTGTGGGAGGTTTCTTAGGTGACATTGTCAAGTGGAATTTTGAGAAGTTTTTGGTGGACAAGAATGGTAAAGTAGTGGAGAGGTATCCACCAACAACATCACCTTTTCAAATTGAG AAGGATATCCAGAAACTGGTTGCAGCTTGA